The Canis aureus isolate CA01 chromosome 24, VMU_Caureus_v.1.0, whole genome shotgun sequence genome includes a window with the following:
- the N4BP2L2 gene encoding NEDD4-binding protein 2-like 2 isoform X8 produces the protein MPYGEIEAKSLGHGEEITGEPCYKKLKSTEETYVFSHHGSANFLRIQEKTGSDWVPVTTVDVRGHIYSQKDKTKATDSLKPVHEEMCSNSRSDVIESIDPGPALVSRDDEIYSTSKAFIGPIYKPPEKKKCNERGNHSVTSSGIDGKGRREQKQKFNSKVSELDNELFQFYKEIEELENEKDDLEGSSNEPEPSEEKLVTYCQDHNNDLLKSEEGKERDNSNVLQSHCGYQQHVGNEPGKYPYNGQVIPAFCDDSFTSFRPEWQSVHSFIVPHGPPPPSFNCHLNIQRFSAPPNPPSNIFHVQDGFQHQNGYYVNSCHINWNCLTFDPNNDYIDCSENTSRDHSSTNDYSEQDEYVSNGFCETREGCWENPMDKHNGTGRLMNQHFQEEKLNKLQKLLILLRGLPGSGKTTLSRILLGQSRDGIVFSTDDYFHHQDGYRYNVNQLGDAHDWNQNRAKQAINQGRSPVIIDNTNTQAWEMKPYVEMAIGKGYRVEFHEPETWWKFDPEELEKRNKHGVSRKKIAQMLDRYEYEMSISIVMNSVEPPHKSTQRPPPSQGRQSHPCVTA, from the exons ATGCCTTATGGTGAAATTGAAGCGAAATCCTTGGGTCATGGTGAAGAAATAACAGGTGAACCATGCTATAAAAAATTGAAGTCAACTGAAGAGACTTATGTTTTTTCCCATCATGGTAGTGCTAATTTTCTCAGAATCCAAGAGAAAACTGGGAGTGATTGGGTCCCTGTGACCACTGTTGATGTCAGAGGACATATTTATTCTCAGAAGGACAAAACCAAAGCTACAGACTCACTGAAACCTGTGCATGAAGAGATGTGTAGTAATAGTAGATCAGATGTTATTGAATCCATTGATCCAGGTCCTGCATTGGTATCCAGAGATGATGAGATATATAGCACAAGTAAAGCATTTATAGGACCCATTTACAAACCTCCTGAGAAGAAGAAATGTAACGAAAGGGGAAATCACTCCGTCACCAGCAGTGGTATAGATGGCAAAGGGAGACgagaacagaaacagaaattcaACTCTAAAGTATCAGAACTTGACAATGAATTATTCCAGTTTTACAAAGAAATTGAAGAGCTTGAAAATGAGAAAGATGATTTGGAAGGCAGTTCTAATGAACCTGAACCCTCTGAGGAAAAACTTGTTACATATTGTCAGGATCATAATAATGATTTGTTAAAatctgaagaaggaaaggaaagagataatAGTAATGTTCTTCAGTCACATTGTGGTTACCAACAGCACGTGGGGAACGAGCCAGGCAAATATCCTTATAATGGACAAGTAATACCTGCATTTTGTGATGATTCATTTACTTCCTTCAGGCCTGAATGGCAATCAGTGCATTCTTTTATAGTACCCCACGGTCCTCCTCCTCCCAGTTTTAACTGtcatttaaatattcaaagattCAGTGCTCCACCAAATCCACCATCAAATATTTTCCATGTCCAAGATGGCTTTCAGCATCAAAATGGGTATTATGTAAATAGTTGTCACATTAATTGGAATTGTTTGACTTTTGATCCGAACAATGACTATATTGACTGTAGTGAGAATACCAGTAGAGATCATTCCTCTACAAATGACTACAGTGAGCAAGATGAATATGTGAGTAATGGTTTCTGTGAAACCAGGGAAGGATGCTGGGAAAATCCTATGGACAAGCATAATGGAACAGGCAGGCTTATGAACCAGCATTTTCAAgaggaaaagttaaataaattgcAGAAGTTACTTATTCTTTTAAGAGGTTTGCCTGGTTCTGGGAAAACAACGTTGTCTCG AATTCTGCTTGGTCAGAGTCGTGATGGCATTGTGTTCAGCACTGATGACTATTTTCACCACCAAGATGGGTACAGGTATAATGTTAATCAACTTGGTGATGCCCATGACTGGAACCAGAACAGAG caaaaCAAGCTATCAATCAGGGGAGATCTCCAGTTATAATAGACAACACTAATACACAAGCTTGGGAAATGAAACCATATgtggaaatg GCCATAGGAAAAGGATACAGAGTAGAGTTTCATGAACCTGAAACTTGGTGGAAATTTGATCCTGAAGAATTAGAAAA gaggAATAAACATGGTGTATCTCGAAAGAAGATTGCTCAGATGTTGGATCGTTATGAATATGAAATGTCCATCTCTATTGTAATGAATTCGGTGGAACCGCCACACAAAAGCACACAAAGACCTCCTCCTTCACAGGGGAGACAGAG CCATCCTTGTGTAACTgcataa
- the N4BP2L2 gene encoding NEDD4-binding protein 2-like 2 isoform X10: protein MPYGEIEAKSLGHGEEITGEPCYKKLKSTEETYVFSHHGSANFLRIQEKTGSDWVPVTTVDVRGHIYSQKDKTKATDSLKPVHEEMCSNSRSDVIESIDPGPALVSRDDEIYSTSKAFIGPIYKPPEKKKCNERGNHSVTSSGIDGKGRREQKQKFNSKVSELDNELFQFYKEIEELENEKDDLEGSSNEPEPSEEKLVTYCQDHNNDLLKSEEGKERDNSNVLQSHCGYQQHVGNEPGKYPYNGQVIPAFCDDSFTSFRPEWQSVHSFIVPHGPPPPSFNCHLNIQRFSAPPNPPSNIFHVQDGFQHQNGYYVNSCHINWNCLTFDPNNDYIDCSENTSRDHSSTNDYSEQDEYVSNGFCETREGCWENPMDKHNGTGRLMNQHFQEEKLNKLQKLLILLRGLPGSGKTTLSRILLGQSRDGIVFSTDDYFHHQDGYSKTSYQSGEISSYNRQH, encoded by the exons ATGCCTTATGGTGAAATTGAAGCGAAATCCTTGGGTCATGGTGAAGAAATAACAGGTGAACCATGCTATAAAAAATTGAAGTCAACTGAAGAGACTTATGTTTTTTCCCATCATGGTAGTGCTAATTTTCTCAGAATCCAAGAGAAAACTGGGAGTGATTGGGTCCCTGTGACCACTGTTGATGTCAGAGGACATATTTATTCTCAGAAGGACAAAACCAAAGCTACAGACTCACTGAAACCTGTGCATGAAGAGATGTGTAGTAATAGTAGATCAGATGTTATTGAATCCATTGATCCAGGTCCTGCATTGGTATCCAGAGATGATGAGATATATAGCACAAGTAAAGCATTTATAGGACCCATTTACAAACCTCCTGAGAAGAAGAAATGTAACGAAAGGGGAAATCACTCCGTCACCAGCAGTGGTATAGATGGCAAAGGGAGACgagaacagaaacagaaattcaACTCTAAAGTATCAGAACTTGACAATGAATTATTCCAGTTTTACAAAGAAATTGAAGAGCTTGAAAATGAGAAAGATGATTTGGAAGGCAGTTCTAATGAACCTGAACCCTCTGAGGAAAAACTTGTTACATATTGTCAGGATCATAATAATGATTTGTTAAAatctgaagaaggaaaggaaagagataatAGTAATGTTCTTCAGTCACATTGTGGTTACCAACAGCACGTGGGGAACGAGCCAGGCAAATATCCTTATAATGGACAAGTAATACCTGCATTTTGTGATGATTCATTTACTTCCTTCAGGCCTGAATGGCAATCAGTGCATTCTTTTATAGTACCCCACGGTCCTCCTCCTCCCAGTTTTAACTGtcatttaaatattcaaagattCAGTGCTCCACCAAATCCACCATCAAATATTTTCCATGTCCAAGATGGCTTTCAGCATCAAAATGGGTATTATGTAAATAGTTGTCACATTAATTGGAATTGTTTGACTTTTGATCCGAACAATGACTATATTGACTGTAGTGAGAATACCAGTAGAGATCATTCCTCTACAAATGACTACAGTGAGCAAGATGAATATGTGAGTAATGGTTTCTGTGAAACCAGGGAAGGATGCTGGGAAAATCCTATGGACAAGCATAATGGAACAGGCAGGCTTATGAACCAGCATTTTCAAgaggaaaagttaaataaattgcAGAAGTTACTTATTCTTTTAAGAGGTTTGCCTGGTTCTGGGAAAACAACGTTGTCTCG AATTCTGCTTGGTCAGAGTCGTGATGGCATTGTGTTCAGCACTGATGACTATTTTCACCACCAAGATGGGTACAG caaaaCAAGCTATCAATCAGGGGAGATCTCCAGTTATAATAGACAACACTAA
- the N4BP2L2 gene encoding NEDD4-binding protein 2-like 2 isoform X9: MPYGEIEAKSLGHGEEITGEPCYKKLKSTEETYVFSHHGSANFLRIQEKTGSDWVPVTTVDVRGHIYSQKDKTKATDSLKPVHEEMCSNSRSDVIESIDPGPALVSRDDEIYSTSKAFIGPIYKPPEKKKCNERGNHSVTSSGIDGKGRREQKQKFNSKVSELDNELFQFYKEIEELENEKDDLEGSSNEPEPSEEKLVTYCQDHNNDLLKSEEGKERDNSNVLQSHCGYQQHVGNEPGKYPYNGQVIPAFCDDSFTSFRPEWQSVHSFIVPHGPPPPSFNCHLNIQRFSAPPNPPSNIFHVQDGFQHQNGYYVNSCHINWNCLTFDPNNDYIDCSENTSRDHSSTNDYSEQDEYVSNGFCETREGCWENPMDKHNGTGRLMNQHFQEEKLNKLQKLLILLRGLPGSGKTTLSRILLGQSRDGIVFSTDDYFHHQDGYRYNVNQLGDAHDWNQNRAKQAINQGRSPVIIDNTNTQAWEMKPYVEMEE, translated from the exons ATGCCTTATGGTGAAATTGAAGCGAAATCCTTGGGTCATGGTGAAGAAATAACAGGTGAACCATGCTATAAAAAATTGAAGTCAACTGAAGAGACTTATGTTTTTTCCCATCATGGTAGTGCTAATTTTCTCAGAATCCAAGAGAAAACTGGGAGTGATTGGGTCCCTGTGACCACTGTTGATGTCAGAGGACATATTTATTCTCAGAAGGACAAAACCAAAGCTACAGACTCACTGAAACCTGTGCATGAAGAGATGTGTAGTAATAGTAGATCAGATGTTATTGAATCCATTGATCCAGGTCCTGCATTGGTATCCAGAGATGATGAGATATATAGCACAAGTAAAGCATTTATAGGACCCATTTACAAACCTCCTGAGAAGAAGAAATGTAACGAAAGGGGAAATCACTCCGTCACCAGCAGTGGTATAGATGGCAAAGGGAGACgagaacagaaacagaaattcaACTCTAAAGTATCAGAACTTGACAATGAATTATTCCAGTTTTACAAAGAAATTGAAGAGCTTGAAAATGAGAAAGATGATTTGGAAGGCAGTTCTAATGAACCTGAACCCTCTGAGGAAAAACTTGTTACATATTGTCAGGATCATAATAATGATTTGTTAAAatctgaagaaggaaaggaaagagataatAGTAATGTTCTTCAGTCACATTGTGGTTACCAACAGCACGTGGGGAACGAGCCAGGCAAATATCCTTATAATGGACAAGTAATACCTGCATTTTGTGATGATTCATTTACTTCCTTCAGGCCTGAATGGCAATCAGTGCATTCTTTTATAGTACCCCACGGTCCTCCTCCTCCCAGTTTTAACTGtcatttaaatattcaaagattCAGTGCTCCACCAAATCCACCATCAAATATTTTCCATGTCCAAGATGGCTTTCAGCATCAAAATGGGTATTATGTAAATAGTTGTCACATTAATTGGAATTGTTTGACTTTTGATCCGAACAATGACTATATTGACTGTAGTGAGAATACCAGTAGAGATCATTCCTCTACAAATGACTACAGTGAGCAAGATGAATATGTGAGTAATGGTTTCTGTGAAACCAGGGAAGGATGCTGGGAAAATCCTATGGACAAGCATAATGGAACAGGCAGGCTTATGAACCAGCATTTTCAAgaggaaaagttaaataaattgcAGAAGTTACTTATTCTTTTAAGAGGTTTGCCTGGTTCTGGGAAAACAACGTTGTCTCG AATTCTGCTTGGTCAGAGTCGTGATGGCATTGTGTTCAGCACTGATGACTATTTTCACCACCAAGATGGGTACAGGTATAATGTTAATCAACTTGGTGATGCCCATGACTGGAACCAGAACAGAG caaaaCAAGCTATCAATCAGGGGAGATCTCCAGTTATAATAGACAACACTAATACACAAGCTTGGGAAATGAAACCATATgtggaaatg gaggAATAA
- the N4BP2L2 gene encoding NEDD4-binding protein 2-like 2 isoform X11, which produces MPYGEIEAKSLGHGEEITGEPCYKKLKSTEETYVFSHHGSANFLRIQEKTGSDWVPVTTVDVRGHIYSQKDKTKATDSLKPVHEEMCSNSRSDVIESIDPGPALVSRDDEIYSTSKAFIGPIYKPPEKKKCNERGNHSVTSSGIDGKGRREQKQKFNSKVSELDNELFQFYKEIEELENEKDDLEGSSNEPEPSEEKLVTYCQDHNNDLLKSEEGKERDNSNVLQSHCGYQQHVGNEPGKYPYNGQVIPAFCDDSFTSFRPEWQSVHSFIVPHGPPPPSFNCHLNIQRFSAPPNPPSNIFHVQDGFQHQNGYYVNSCHINWNCLTFDPNNDYIDCSENTSRDHSSTNDYSEQDEYVSNGFCETREGCWENPMDKHNGTGRLMNQHFQEEKLNKLQKLLILLRGLPGSGKTTLSRWNNKA; this is translated from the exons ATGCCTTATGGTGAAATTGAAGCGAAATCCTTGGGTCATGGTGAAGAAATAACAGGTGAACCATGCTATAAAAAATTGAAGTCAACTGAAGAGACTTATGTTTTTTCCCATCATGGTAGTGCTAATTTTCTCAGAATCCAAGAGAAAACTGGGAGTGATTGGGTCCCTGTGACCACTGTTGATGTCAGAGGACATATTTATTCTCAGAAGGACAAAACCAAAGCTACAGACTCACTGAAACCTGTGCATGAAGAGATGTGTAGTAATAGTAGATCAGATGTTATTGAATCCATTGATCCAGGTCCTGCATTGGTATCCAGAGATGATGAGATATATAGCACAAGTAAAGCATTTATAGGACCCATTTACAAACCTCCTGAGAAGAAGAAATGTAACGAAAGGGGAAATCACTCCGTCACCAGCAGTGGTATAGATGGCAAAGGGAGACgagaacagaaacagaaattcaACTCTAAAGTATCAGAACTTGACAATGAATTATTCCAGTTTTACAAAGAAATTGAAGAGCTTGAAAATGAGAAAGATGATTTGGAAGGCAGTTCTAATGAACCTGAACCCTCTGAGGAAAAACTTGTTACATATTGTCAGGATCATAATAATGATTTGTTAAAatctgaagaaggaaaggaaagagataatAGTAATGTTCTTCAGTCACATTGTGGTTACCAACAGCACGTGGGGAACGAGCCAGGCAAATATCCTTATAATGGACAAGTAATACCTGCATTTTGTGATGATTCATTTACTTCCTTCAGGCCTGAATGGCAATCAGTGCATTCTTTTATAGTACCCCACGGTCCTCCTCCTCCCAGTTTTAACTGtcatttaaatattcaaagattCAGTGCTCCACCAAATCCACCATCAAATATTTTCCATGTCCAAGATGGCTTTCAGCATCAAAATGGGTATTATGTAAATAGTTGTCACATTAATTGGAATTGTTTGACTTTTGATCCGAACAATGACTATATTGACTGTAGTGAGAATACCAGTAGAGATCATTCCTCTACAAATGACTACAGTGAGCAAGATGAATATGTGAGTAATGGTTTCTGTGAAACCAGGGAAGGATGCTGGGAAAATCCTATGGACAAGCATAATGGAACAGGCAGGCTTATGAACCAGCATTTTCAAgaggaaaagttaaataaattgcAGAAGTTACTTATTCTTTTAAGAGGTTTGCCTGGTTCTGGGAAAACAACGTTGTCTCG ATGGAACAACAAGGCCTAA